The following are from one region of the Pocillopora verrucosa isolate sample1 chromosome 3, ASM3666991v2, whole genome shotgun sequence genome:
- the LOC131773852 gene encoding collagen triple helix repeat-containing protein 1-like translates to MDRKKLLQTFALSYLLFFQLVIGTDELKEREIREKGCPVKAGPAGRDGLPGRDGAPGRDGLPGRDGVPGPNGEVGPPGPAGIQGEPGTQRRWKQCFWNHINSETDNGKVLECPFTKAAPNTYLRVVYIGNLRIAGCKHCCMRWFLTFNDIECKAPAAIDAVVYQNVDLNIHRPANVEGYCTGIGKGLVRVGLHVGQCHGFGIFNAYTGWNSVSRIIIEEIEPPVA, encoded by the exons ATGGATCGGAAAAAACTTTTGCAGACATTTGCGCTGTCGTAcctccttttttttcagcttgtgaTCGGCACAGATGAACTAAAGGAAAGA GAGATAAGGGAAAAAGGCTGTCCAGTAAAAGCAGGCCCAGCAGGTCGAGATGGATTACCGGGACGAGATGGAGCACCAGGACGGGATGGACTGCCGGGACGGGATGGTGTACCTGGACCCAACGGGGAAGTGGGACCACCAGGGCCAGCGGGAATCCAAGGAGAGCCTGGGACCCAAAGGAGATGGAAACAGTGTTTTTGGAACCACATCAATTCTGAGACTGATAATGGAAAAGTTCTG GAATGTCCGTTTACCAAGGCTGCCCCAAACACATACCTCCGTGTTGTTTACATAGGCAACCTTCGCATCGCCGGTTGCAAACACTGTTGCATGAGATGGTTTTTAACCTTCAACGACATCGAATGCAAGGCTCCCGCTGCTATTGATGCTGTTGTCTACCAGAATGTCGACCTGAATATCCATCGCCCCGCCAACGTAGAGGGCTACTGCACAGGAATCGGCAAAGGCCTCGTGCGTGTTGGCCTGCACGTCGGTCAGTGCCATGGTTTTGGTATTTTCAACGCTTACACCGGCTGGAATTCAGTAAGCAGGATCATTATTGAAGAGATTGAGCCTCCTGTTGCTTAA